The following coding sequences lie in one uncultured Desulfovibrio sp. genomic window:
- a CDS encoding type I secretion system permease/ATPase, with amino-acid sequence MDTISADSEEKARPTPTEQESGDSRAPQKTADTAPEQASGAAGRNSAQVPRTAPTMGPLRPSDVDFMPGLLRSLSVLMRLRGRAVSPHVLMAGLSGSKVTPQACLRAARKAGLAGRIAYRPDIADIPGLVLPCILLLSHDRSCVLTALDGDMAEVIFPETSESTQLVPVEALTDEYSGYALFAAVEAAPDDRSERLSIARGKRWFWDVLRYYAPIYRHVALASVVINLIAVGSPLFVMNVYDRVVPNNAIETLWVLASGICIIYLFNFLLSALRTHFVDVAGRNADIVLSSSLVEKVLSMRLDAKPESTGALVNNLREFEQLREFFSSSSLLACIDLPFLVIFLLLTAFIGGPMVLLSIGAMPIMIGIGLLLQHRSRMSAEASYKQNMQKNALLVEIVSGLETLKSCMAESRMQKLWESVVGLSARSNSESRKYNNLAVTSSMLITQLVTVAMVVWGVYRISDGLMTMGALIGCNILVGRTMAPLLQMASLLTRMQNSHVALKALDMLMMLPSENQAEKTCMDFGMLRPSFTLEGVSFAYPRQERLALEHVSLRIEPGERVGIIGPMGSGKSTLSKLLIGLYQPKEGAVKFGDVDIRQIPSMELRGRVGVLPQDVVLFYGSIRDNIALGDPTINDHLILRAASLAGVTDFLRNNPAGFAAQVGEQGKALSGGQRQAVALARALVRDPEVLILDEPTSNMDTDSELLLQKRLQSVIGGRTLVLVTHRLSMLRIVDRLIVMEDGQVKLDGPRDAVLQSLRDRSKKNVANVQQAAPQEKTADAATV; translated from the coding sequence ATGGATACAATTTCCGCGGATTCAGAGGAAAAGGCACGGCCCACACCAACTGAACAGGAATCCGGCGACAGTCGGGCTCCGCAAAAAACAGCAGACACGGCACCGGAGCAAGCCTCCGGCGCAGCAGGGCGCAATTCAGCCCAGGTACCGCGCACAGCGCCGACCATGGGGCCGTTGCGGCCTTCAGACGTGGATTTTATGCCCGGCTTGTTGCGCAGCCTTTCGGTTTTGATGCGCCTGCGCGGGCGGGCAGTGTCGCCACATGTGCTCATGGCCGGGCTTTCGGGCAGCAAGGTAACGCCTCAGGCCTGTCTGCGGGCGGCCCGCAAGGCGGGGCTGGCCGGGCGTATCGCTTATCGTCCTGATATCGCAGATATTCCAGGCCTTGTGTTGCCGTGCATTCTGTTGCTCTCCCATGACCGTTCGTGCGTGCTCACCGCCCTTGACGGCGACATGGCCGAGGTAATTTTTCCCGAAACCAGTGAAAGCACGCAATTGGTGCCAGTAGAGGCCTTGACGGACGAATACTCCGGCTATGCGCTCTTTGCTGCAGTGGAAGCAGCGCCGGATGACCGTTCCGAACGCCTCAGCATTGCTCGCGGCAAGCGCTGGTTCTGGGATGTACTGCGGTATTACGCACCCATCTACAGACACGTGGCCCTGGCCAGCGTGGTCATCAATCTCATTGCCGTGGGCAGCCCGCTGTTTGTCATGAATGTCTATGACCGCGTGGTTCCCAACAATGCCATAGAAACATTGTGGGTGCTGGCCAGCGGCATCTGCATCATCTATCTGTTCAATTTTCTGCTTTCGGCCCTGCGCACGCATTTTGTGGATGTGGCTGGCCGCAATGCGGATATCGTGCTTTCCAGTTCGCTGGTGGAAAAGGTGCTTTCCATGCGGCTGGACGCCAAGCCCGAATCCACGGGCGCGCTGGTCAACAACCTGCGCGAATTTGAGCAGCTGCGCGAATTTTTCAGTTCCTCAAGTCTGCTTGCCTGCATCGACCTGCCTTTTCTGGTTATTTTTCTGCTGCTTACGGCCTTCATTGGCGGCCCTATGGTGCTGCTGTCCATTGGGGCCATGCCCATCATGATCGGCATCGGCCTGCTGCTCCAGCACCGTTCGCGCATGAGCGCCGAGGCCAGCTACAAGCAGAACATGCAGAAAAACGCCCTGTTGGTGGAAATAGTAAGCGGGCTGGAAACGCTCAAGTCCTGCATGGCTGAAAGCCGCATGCAGAAACTGTGGGAATCGGTGGTGGGCCTTTCGGCCCGCTCCAACAGCGAATCCCGCAAGTATAACAACCTTGCAGTCACATCTTCCATGCTCATCACCCAGCTGGTTACTGTGGCTATGGTGGTGTGGGGCGTGTACCGCATATCCGACGGCCTCATGACCATGGGAGCGCTTATCGGTTGCAATATTCTGGTGGGGCGCACCATGGCTCCGCTGCTCCAGATGGCCTCGCTACTTACCCGTATGCAGAATTCGCATGTGGCCCTCAAGGCGCTGGACATGCTGATGATGTTGCCTTCTGAAAATCAGGCGGAAAAAACCTGCATGGATTTTGGCATGCTGCGCCCTTCATTCACTCTGGAGGGTGTTTCTTTTGCCTATCCCCGGCAGGAACGTCTGGCTCTGGAGCATGTTTCACTGCGCATTGAGCCGGGTGAACGCGTGGGCATTATCGGGCCCATGGGATCGGGCAAAAGCACACTGTCAAAGCTCCTTATCGGCCTCTATCAGCCCAAGGAAGGGGCGGTGAAGTTTGGCGATGTGGACATCAGGCAGATTCCCAGCATGGAACTGCGTGGCCGCGTGGGCGTGCTGCCGCAGGATGTGGTGCTGTTTTACGGCAGCATTCGCGACAACATCGCCTTGGGGGATCCCACCATCAACGATCACCTCATCCTGCGCGCCGCCTCCCTGGCTGGTGTCACAGACTTTTTGCGCAACAATCCCGCTGGCTTTGCCGCTCAGGTGGGCGAGCAGGGCAAGGCGCTTTCTGGCGGGCAGCGTCAGGCTGTGGCTCTGGCGCGCGCTCTGGTGCGCGACCCTGAGGTACTCATTCTGGACGAACCCACCAGCAATATGGACACGGATTCAGAACTGCTGCTGCAAAAAAGGCTGCAATCGGTCATTGGCGGGCGCACCCTTGTGCTTGTGACCCACCGGCTCTCCATGCTGCGCATAGTGGATCGGCTCATTGTTATGGAAGACGGGCAGGTCAAGCTGGACGGCCCCCGCGATGCCGTGTTGCAGAGCCTGCGCGACCGCTCGAAAAAGAACGTGGCCAATGTGCAGCAGGCCGCCCCGCAGGAAAAAACTGCTGATGCCGCAACGGTCTGA
- a CDS encoding HlyD family type I secretion periplasmic adaptor subunit yields the protein MQLPQKTMDMTGAENRPEQKAGAQCGTSKPEVLLSPGVEPSAFPHPGGMPGMPFGSHFSRPNVDAPLPAMPGSENVLEPAADSGAATPSGSGPDAGTGRLPDLEALMADLGQNAGDMQPMGLDVAAAKKKEPSNLELFLRQLLMGGEHEQCPDKSLRQSLHETVDRILGKSGQQGAGGMSGAQQQGNPGLFAAMDAPLRGLTPDDILFANEVDAALARRPKFGVRALSISVAAFFLCLIIWAAVASVDEVTHAEGSVVGSQRTQTIQNLEGGILRAVLVHEGQIVDKGAVLAQLDNEMAESAYRDAVNKAMENSLAIIRLEAEIKGDKPVFPENFDMWAEKVIGRRVEAGMLGRIHQIVQDQENAWHSRRDQLNAEIDVLQSQYVQRLHDVEELTARKVQLDRSLELSIEQKNTAYALVQRNNFSKLEYLGMQQKVVELQGQIDSLAATIPKAKAAADESKQRIASRRAEQIAAVTDEINKRRQELNSLRENLSAGRDRVTRTELRAPVRSTVKQIYISTVGGVVKPGEPIMDLVPLDDTLVVEAKVKPQDVAFLHPGQHVMVKVSAYDFSIYGGIEGKLESISADTIEDKKGEHFYLVKIRTQKNAIVYHNESLPIMPGMVVTADIMIGKKTVLDYLLKPILKAKQNALRER from the coding sequence ATGCAGTTGCCACAGAAAACTATGGATATGACCGGGGCTGAAAATCGGCCAGAACAGAAAGCAGGGGCGCAATGCGGCACGTCAAAGCCCGAGGTGCTCTTGTCCCCTGGCGTGGAACCTTCGGCCTTTCCCCATCCGGGCGGCATGCCGGGTATGCCCTTTGGCTCGCATTTTTCACGGCCCAATGTTGACGCGCCGCTGCCAGCCATGCCCGGCAGCGAGAACGTGCTGGAACCTGCCGCTGATTCTGGCGCAGCCACCCCCAGTGGGTCTGGGCCAGATGCCGGTACTGGAAGATTGCCCGATCTGGAAGCGCTGATGGCCGATCTGGGTCAGAATGCCGGAGACATGCAACCCATGGGGCTGGATGTTGCCGCTGCCAAAAAGAAAGAACCGAGCAATCTTGAGCTTTTTTTGCGTCAGTTGCTGATGGGCGGGGAGCATGAACAGTGCCCGGATAAAAGCCTGCGGCAGTCGTTGCATGAAACTGTAGACAGAATTTTGGGCAAGAGCGGTCAGCAGGGAGCTGGCGGCATGTCGGGCGCTCAGCAGCAGGGCAATCCCGGCCTGTTCGCAGCCATGGACGCGCCCCTGCGCGGCCTGACGCCCGATGATATCCTTTTTGCCAACGAAGTGGACGCAGCCCTCGCCAGGCGGCCCAAGTTCGGCGTGCGCGCTCTGTCCATCAGCGTGGCAGCGTTTTTTCTATGTCTGATCATCTGGGCGGCTGTTGCCAGCGTGGATGAAGTGACCCATGCGGAAGGTTCGGTTGTTGGTTCGCAACGCACCCAGACCATCCAGAACCTCGAGGGCGGCATCCTGCGCGCAGTGCTTGTGCATGAAGGGCAGATTGTGGACAAGGGGGCGGTGCTGGCGCAACTGGACAATGAAATGGCCGAAAGCGCCTACCGTGACGCCGTAAACAAGGCCATGGAAAACAGCCTCGCCATCATCCGCCTTGAAGCTGAGATCAAGGGCGACAAGCCTGTTTTTCCAGAAAATTTTGACATGTGGGCAGAAAAAGTCATTGGGCGCAGGGTCGAGGCGGGCATGCTGGGGCGCATCCACCAGATCGTTCAGGATCAGGAAAATGCCTGGCACAGCCGCCGCGATCAGCTCAATGCGGAAATTGATGTTTTGCAGTCCCAGTATGTGCAGCGCCTGCATGATGTGGAAGAGCTGACGGCCCGCAAGGTGCAGCTTGACCGCAGCCTCGAGCTTTCCATCGAGCAAAAGAATACGGCCTACGCCCTTGTGCAGCGCAACAACTTTTCCAAGCTGGAATACCTCGGCATGCAGCAAAAGGTTGTGGAACTGCAGGGCCAGATAGATTCTCTTGCCGCCACAATCCCCAAGGCCAAGGCCGCGGCGGACGAGTCCAAGCAGCGCATAGCATCCCGCAGGGCCGAGCAGATTGCGGCGGTTACTGACGAGATCAACAAGCGCAGGCAGGAACTCAATTCACTGCGCGAAAATCTTTCGGCAGGGCGCGACCGCGTAACCCGCACAGAACTGCGCGCTCCTGTGCGCAGCACGGTCAAGCAGATATACATTTCCACCGTGGGCGGCGTGGTCAAACCCGGAGAACCCATCATGGACCTTGTGCCGCTTGACGACACCCTGGTGGTGGAGGCCAAGGTCAAGCCGCAGGATGTGGCCTTTCTGCACCCTGGGCAGCATGTCATGGTCAAGGTTTCAGCCTATGATTTCTCCATTTACGGCGGGATTGAAGGCAAGCTTGAATCTATCAGCGCCGATACTATTGAAGACAAAAAGGGCGAGCATTTTTATCTTGTAAAGATCCGCACCCAGAAAAACGCCATCGTCTACCACAACGAATCTCTTCCCATCATGCCGGGCATGGTGGTGACGGCAGACATTATGATCGGCAAAAAAACAGTGCTGGATTATCTGCTCAAGCCCATTCTCAAGGCCAAACAGAACGCCCTGCGCGAACGTTAG
- a CDS encoding HD domain-containing phosphohydrolase: MAPQELTLPGVAQRNRKAALTMSALFVLALCLIFIFARWYLHDSRAHLLREMGQDMNSQASGKVALLTVWSGTLAGQVNIFVTQDMLRLFAAEVASAGVSATDMLQMARQNQNGDEADTVPPAGTASNSDPLKKIAPRLPLMVNYLRDFMEKNSFSGASLVNTDMQMYLAPEGVQPPDEEQRPYLQQALNSKQPVLMPVRRENGRLVMDMAFPIFAPLYVDSTGGRVVSLLLATYSVLPVTAAATGEAGNGSQYNTFILQSFGEKLQRIAPTEVSGVSDLPGWSLHDEKLPLGTRVDPGLPEGEREIYGLALPVPNLPWLVEQTLPVSRIDERFSGIKQNVVVASLIMAALAGGLLAALWWSLVSRNERAVAEQMRKLYLVVNQQKQIMDGVNSALSAGIVLNDLNGVIHYANQSFARLCGREKSTELRGLKYSELDMELARSLVTHTLAVHRAGEPFSFAEALLVDGKLRYYLTSCTPFRDENGRLSGMVSVYSDMTDIAVAQQRSQQMVAQTVNAFVKAIEAVDTYLRGQSAFTAQLAVSLACGLGRNDAETLATLRTAANLSHVGMIQLPKDLLTKTGALSAQERALLQQHVEFAREALADIDFGLPVLEAITQMYERLDGSGYPLALNDGSICLNARILAVANTFCALMRPRSYREAHSTEDALNILSETPPKYDASVVGSLRAFLETEQGMVFLEHLLGDPQPSSA; encoded by the coding sequence ATGGCACCCCAAGAACTAACTCTCCCAGGCGTAGCCCAGCGCAACCGCAAGGCGGCGCTGACCATGTCGGCACTGTTTGTGCTGGCGCTCTGCCTGATTTTTATTTTTGCACGCTGGTATCTGCATGATTCCCGCGCCCACCTGCTGCGCGAGATGGGCCAGGACATGAACTCGCAGGCCTCGGGCAAGGTGGCCCTGCTCACCGTGTGGTCTGGCACCCTTGCCGGTCAGGTAAATATTTTTGTCACGCAGGATATGCTGCGGCTGTTCGCCGCAGAGGTTGCAAGTGCGGGCGTGTCCGCCACGGATATGTTGCAGATGGCCCGGCAAAACCAGAATGGGGACGAAGCGGATACGGTGCCCCCGGCGGGCACTGCCAGCAACAGTGACCCTCTGAAAAAAATTGCCCCGCGCCTTCCGTTGATGGTCAACTATCTCAGAGACTTCATGGAGAAAAACAGCTTCAGCGGCGCGAGCCTGGTTAATACAGACATGCAGATGTACCTCGCCCCTGAGGGCGTACAGCCGCCCGATGAGGAGCAGAGGCCCTATTTGCAGCAGGCCCTGAACAGCAAACAGCCCGTTCTTATGCCTGTGCGGCGCGAAAATGGCAGACTTGTCATGGATATGGCCTTTCCCATTTTTGCGCCCCTGTATGTGGATTCAACCGGGGGCAGGGTGGTTTCCCTGCTGCTGGCCACCTACAGCGTCTTGCCTGTAACTGCCGCAGCCACGGGCGAAGCGGGCAATGGCAGCCAGTACAATACATTTATTCTTCAATCCTTTGGTGAAAAGCTGCAACGCATTGCACCTACCGAAGTATCGGGCGTGTCAGATTTGCCCGGCTGGTCGCTGCATGATGAAAAACTGCCGCTTGGCACACGTGTTGATCCCGGCCTGCCGGAAGGCGAGCGCGAGATATACGGGCTTGCCCTGCCCGTGCCCAACCTGCCTTGGCTTGTGGAGCAAACCTTGCCCGTGAGCCGCATTGATGAAAGATTTTCCGGCATAAAGCAGAACGTCGTTGTGGCTTCACTGATCATGGCGGCGCTTGCAGGCGGTTTGCTGGCCGCCCTGTGGTGGAGCCTTGTGAGCCGTAACGAGCGCGCCGTGGCAGAGCAGATGCGCAAGCTCTATCTGGTGGTCAACCAGCAAAAGCAGATCATGGACGGCGTAAATTCCGCCCTGTCGGCAGGTATCGTGCTCAATGACCTGAACGGCGTCATCCACTACGCCAACCAGAGCTTTGCTCGTTTATGCGGCAGGGAAAAATCCACGGAGCTGCGCGGGCTGAAATATTCCGAGCTGGATATGGAGCTTGCGCGCAGCCTTGTAACCCATACGCTGGCCGTGCACAGGGCGGGCGAACCCTTCAGCTTTGCCGAAGCCCTGCTGGTGGATGGCAAGCTGCGCTATTATTTGACCTCCTGCACTCCATTTCGGGATGAAAACGGGCGGCTCTCGGGCATGGTCTCCGTATACAGCGACATGACGGATATTGCTGTGGCGCAACAGCGTTCGCAACAGATGGTCGCCCAGACTGTCAACGCTTTCGTCAAAGCCATCGAGGCCGTGGATACCTATCTGCGCGGGCAGTCCGCCTTTACGGCGCAGTTGGCGGTTTCTCTGGCCTGTGGACTTGGCCGCAACGATGCGGAGACCCTTGCCACCCTGCGAACGGCAGCCAACCTCTCGCATGTGGGTATGATCCAGTTGCCCAAGGATCTGCTCACCAAGACAGGCGCGCTCTCGGCGCAGGAACGGGCATTGCTGCAACAGCATGTGGAATTTGCCCGCGAGGCCCTGGCAGACATTGATTTTGGCCTGCCTGTGCTGGAGGCCATCACCCAGATGTACGAACGCCTGGACGGCAGCGGCTACCCCTTGGCCCTCAACGATGGGAGCATCTGCCTGAACGCCCGTATTCTGGCGGTTGCCAATACCTTCTGCGCACTTATGCGGCCACGCTCCTACCGTGAGGCGCACAGTACGGAAGATGCCCTGAATATCCTGTCTGAAACTCCGCCCAAGTATGACGCCTCGGTTGTGGGCTCTTTGCGGGCATTTCTGGAAACAGAGCAGGGTATGGTTTTTCTGGAGCATTTGCTTGGCGATCCGCAGCCAAGCAGCGCCTAA
- a CDS encoding glycosyltransferase — protein sequence MRILFLNSVFPGRFRSLAQAFGASQNNTVLFLAETGQKLAIPGVRRLRLAPPAPYESDDPAEKEIVTRLRRGARAGNALLSLRRNGFVPDIICAAASMGGSFYVRDIFPKAFYVAQGDWFYNNGESHCFFTRGNPRPPADFAPLRVCNLWEYNALGECQLAVTSSLWQRAQYPPALQRDIKVVPSGINTRFFMPNEEKKDGDAAGDCVADSWGCASNELVTFCGPMHDPARGFDQFRKCLPRLLELRPNCLVVLAWLDIAQTGRKQSGGSDTPAECTETGKAMRRAVDILGIDQSFRARVHLLGARSLKEYRAMLQHSTAHVYLAAPHVFSTGLLEAMACGSLVVASDTPPVREVVQDGVNGFLCDFWDHENMAQKLADVLARAPQLGHMRRNARQTVLRSYDADVQTRRFMDLISASMKSRAEG from the coding sequence ATGCGCATTCTTTTTTTGAATTCTGTTTTTCCTGGCCGCTTCCGTTCCCTTGCCCAGGCCTTTGGCGCATCCCAGAACAATACCGTGCTGTTTCTTGCAGAAACCGGACAAAAACTTGCCATTCCCGGTGTGCGACGGCTGCGTTTGGCGCCCCCCGCGCCCTATGAAAGCGATGACCCGGCGGAAAAGGAAATCGTGACGCGCCTGCGGCGTGGCGCGCGGGCGGGCAACGCCCTGCTGTCGTTGCGGAGAAACGGTTTTGTCCCAGATATCATCTGCGCTGCGGCAAGCATGGGCGGCAGTTTTTACGTGCGCGACATCTTCCCCAAGGCTTTTTATGTGGCTCAGGGCGATTGGTTTTACAACAATGGCGAGAGCCACTGCTTTTTTACGCGTGGCAACCCCCGCCCCCCGGCGGATTTTGCCCCCCTGCGGGTGTGCAATCTGTGGGAGTACAACGCGCTGGGCGAATGCCAGCTTGCCGTCACCTCCTCCCTCTGGCAGCGCGCCCAGTATCCCCCCGCGCTGCAACGCGACATAAAGGTTGTGCCCAGCGGCATCAATACGCGCTTTTTTATGCCCAACGAGGAAAAAAAGGATGGCGATGCCGCAGGCGATTGCGTGGCTGATTCCTGGGGATGCGCAAGCAATGAGCTGGTGACCTTCTGCGGCCCCATGCACGACCCGGCGCGCGGGTTTGACCAGTTCCGCAAGTGTCTGCCGCGCCTGCTCGAATTACGCCCCAACTGCCTGGTGGTGCTGGCCTGGCTTGATATTGCCCAGACCGGGCGCAAGCAGAGTGGCGGCTCAGATACGCCAGCTGAATGCACCGAGACAGGCAAGGCCATGCGCCGTGCGGTGGATATTCTGGGCATTGATCAGAGCTTCCGGGCGCGTGTGCACCTGCTTGGCGCGCGTTCGCTCAAGGAATACCGGGCCATGCTGCAACATTCCACCGCGCATGTGTATCTGGCGGCGCCGCATGTGTTTTCCACCGGTTTGCTTGAGGCCATGGCCTGCGGCTCACTGGTCGTGGCATCGGACACGCCGCCTGTGCGCGAAGTGGTGCAGGACGGCGTAAACGGCTTTTTGTGCGACTTCTGGGATCATGAAAACATGGCGCAAAAACTGGCCGATGTGCTGGCGCGGGCTCCGCAGCTGGGGCATATGCGGCGTAATGCGCGGCAGACTGTGCTGCGCTCGTATGACGCGGATGTACAGACGCGCAGATTTATGGATCTGATCAGCGCAAGCATGAAAAGCCGGGCAGAAGGCTGA
- a CDS encoding bifunctional diguanylate cyclase/phosphodiesterase has protein sequence MKTLRLRLSLLMLLLCCLFTALTPTQTAADATTAHKPSAAASASSPSSPFNDQAGLPVYPPEEEHSFAARIDRSINCSIQKRPFKVVGGLIASSLGIIIFLLYCLGCKCSRICRMEAQMNKDELTGLPNMEKFKVLCDSLITTQVTSDYMLLSGDICQFKTINDQFGFGMGDSLLQAYAAILQRNILPEECCARISSDLFVLLLRFDTWEQLSGRVREMDKELDEWRRSQALPYTVRTVYGAYRVPKEQERDMQLMLDLANYARLEAKRSSGIPMVLYNEHMRQEALLSHELNGKLEDALTNGEMQVWYQAKVDMRTGVITGSEALVRWNHPSRGMLLPGSFIPMFERNGLVASIDFFVFEQVCRNLRSWKTRNLPLHTVSCNFSRLHFDRPQFTQRLADIADRYSVPRHLLEVEITESAIMNNPEAVWLQIIQLKEMGFKTAIDDFGAGYSSLGIVQMLDADCLKIDRSFIQRDLPGQRAQIVLGNIIRLASDLGMNVISEGVETAEQSAIIMKLGCYTAQGFFYAKPEPSHEFEARLAMQGL, from the coding sequence ATGAAGACACTTCGCCTCCGCCTTTCCCTGCTGATGCTTCTGCTCTGCTGCCTTTTTACGGCTCTGACACCAACGCAGACAGCCGCTGATGCCACAACCGCGCACAAACCATCGGCAGCCGCATCAGCCTCTTCACCGTCCTCTCCATTCAACGATCAGGCAGGCTTGCCGGTGTACCCGCCGGAAGAAGAGCACTCCTTTGCAGCCCGCATTGACCGGAGCATAAACTGCTCAATTCAGAAGCGCCCCTTTAAGGTTGTTGGCGGCCTCATTGCCTCTTCCCTGGGCATCATCATTTTTCTGCTCTACTGCCTGGGCTGCAAGTGCAGCCGCATCTGCCGCATGGAAGCCCAGATGAACAAGGATGAACTGACCGGGCTGCCCAACATGGAAAAATTCAAGGTGCTGTGCGACAGCCTCATAACCACCCAGGTCACCTCTGACTACATGCTGCTTTCCGGTGATATCTGCCAGTTCAAGACAATCAACGACCAGTTCGGTTTTGGCATGGGCGACAGCCTGTTGCAGGCCTATGCGGCAATTTTGCAGCGTAATATCCTGCCAGAAGAGTGCTGCGCCAGAATATCCTCTGATCTCTTTGTTCTGCTCTTGCGGTTTGATACATGGGAGCAACTTTCGGGCAGAGTCCGCGAAATGGACAAGGAACTGGACGAGTGGCGGCGAAGTCAGGCGCTGCCCTACACGGTGCGTACCGTCTACGGGGCCTACCGCGTACCCAAGGAGCAGGAAAGGGACATGCAGCTGATGCTGGATCTGGCCAACTATGCGCGGCTGGAAGCCAAGCGCTCGTCCGGCATTCCCATGGTGCTCTACAATGAGCATATGCGGCAGGAGGCCCTGCTGAGCCATGAACTGAACGGCAAGCTGGAAGACGCCCTGACCAACGGTGAAATGCAGGTGTGGTATCAGGCCAAGGTAGACATGCGCACGGGGGTCATTACCGGCAGCGAGGCGCTGGTGCGGTGGAATCATCCCTCACGGGGAATGCTGCTGCCGGGCAGTTTTATCCCCATGTTTGAACGCAACGGCCTTGTGGCGTCCATTGATTTTTTTGTATTTGAGCAGGTCTGCCGCAACCTGCGCAGCTGGAAAACGCGCAACCTTCCGCTGCATACGGTTTCCTGCAATTTTTCGCGGCTGCATTTTGACCGCCCCCAATTTACCCAGCGGCTTGCGGATATTGCCGACCGCTATTCCGTGCCGCGCCACCTGCTGGAAGTGGAAATCACCGAAAGCGCCATCATGAACAACCCTGAAGCTGTCTGGCTACAGATAATTCAACTGAAGGAAATGGGCTTCAAAACGGCCATCGACGATTTTGGCGCGGGCTATTCGTCTCTCGGTATTGTGCAGATGCTTGACGCGGACTGCCTCAAGATAGACCGCAGCTTCATCCAGCGCGACCTGCCGGGGCAGCGGGCGCAGATCGTACTTGGCAATATCATTCGCCTGGCTTCGGATCTTGGCATGAATGTCATCAGTGAAGGTGTGGAGACAGCAGAGCAGTCTGCCATTATCATGAAGCTGGGCTGCTACACGGCACAGGGCTTTTTTTACGCCAAACCTGAGCCTTCGCACGAATTTGAAGCAAGGCTCGCCATGCAGGGCCTGTAA
- a CDS encoding alanine--glyoxylate aminotransferase family protein, with translation MTTVFGTLDHVLLMAPGPSPVAANVLEAMSLPTLGHLDPDCIKVMDALQEQLRAVCKTSNAVTFPISGTGSAGMEACFVNLVEHGDNVLIVNNGLFCSRMVEVASRLGALVDTVECPWGAPISVDAVKKQLAQKNYKILAVVHAETSTGVNNPVAELGALVKNSDTLFLVDSVAGLGGVDVRVDEWGIDAFYSGSQKCLSTPPGLAPASFSEAAMEAMARRKTKIPNWYLDVPLIRKYWEGTPRTYHHTAPINMYYGLHQALDNLLAEGLEASFARHQAMHERLKLGMGKLGFKPYVTEGAAPQVNLFVPPEGVDANALRASLRKDHKIEVAGGLGALAGKVLRVGVMGEGAREEPIDRLVAAVAACL, from the coding sequence ATGACCACGGTTTTCGGAACACTGGACCATGTGCTTCTGATGGCCCCCGGCCCCAGCCCGGTTGCGGCCAACGTGCTTGAGGCCATGAGCCTGCCCACTCTCGGGCATCTTGACCCTGACTGCATCAAGGTTATGGACGCCCTGCAAGAGCAGCTTCGCGCTGTATGCAAAACAAGCAATGCCGTGACGTTTCCCATCTCGGGCACGGGCTCCGCAGGTATGGAAGCCTGCTTTGTCAACCTGGTGGAACACGGCGACAACGTGCTTATTGTCAACAACGGCCTGTTCTGCTCGCGTATGGTTGAAGTGGCCTCGCGCCTTGGCGCGCTGGTAGACACTGTGGAATGCCCATGGGGCGCGCCCATCTCTGTGGACGCGGTAAAGAAACAGCTGGCGCAGAAAAATTACAAGATTCTTGCCGTGGTGCATGCCGAAACATCCACCGGCGTGAACAATCCTGTGGCCGAACTCGGCGCGCTGGTCAAAAACAGCGATACGCTCTTTCTGGTGGACAGCGTAGCCGGCTTGGGCGGCGTGGATGTGCGCGTGGACGAATGGGGCATCGACGCTTTTTACAGCGGTTCTCAAAAATGCCTTTCCACCCCTCCCGGTCTCGCGCCTGCCTCGTTTTCCGAGGCAGCCATGGAGGCCATGGCGCGCCGCAAAACCAAGATACCCAACTGGTATCTGGATGTGCCGCTTATCCGCAAATACTGGGAAGGCACACCCCGTACCTATCACCATACGGCGCCCATCAATATGTACTATGGTCTGCATCAGGCCCTGGACAACCTGTTGGCCGAAGGCCTTGAGGCCTCTTTTGCGCGGCATCAGGCCATGCACGAAAGGCTCAAACTGGGCATGGGCAAGCTTGGTTTCAAGCCCTATGTGACCGAGGGGGCCGCGCCCCAGGTCAACCTCTTTGTGCCGCCCGAAGGCGTGGACGCCAATGCCCTGCGCGCCAGCCTGCGCAAGGATCACAAGATTGAAGTGGCTGGCGGCCTTGGCGCCCTTGCTGGCAAGGTGCTGCGCGTTGGCGTCATGGGCGAAGGCGCGCGCGAAGAACCCATTGACCGTCTTGTGGCGGCGGTAGCCGCCTGCCTGTAG